The following coding sequences are from one uncultured Bacteroides sp. window:
- a CDS encoding RagB/SusD family nutrient uptake outer membrane protein, with amino-acid sequence MKNIAYKILLSILLVGGTSFITSCNDVLDTPAQSSMDESVIFSTPILAEASVMGIHQSFGETNSYRGRFLPFYGINTDIEWYNSSEKTSDDRALLTGYKVSPTNSKMNTDNNAWAKFYEGIERANLCIRGLRTYGKTETNPVMAQLLGEALTLRAVIYTDLVKAWGDVPARFEPITSETLYLAKSDRDVIYKHLLSDLEEAEGLVAWPNGSSVTKSTERVSKAFVKGLRARIALYAAGYSQRPDGTIRRSTDPELSVEKMYTIAKKECLDIIDSKTLTLGSFEDNFKALCQDDVTAGKESIWEIPFSDGRGRVLYTLGVKHTTFDQYTQQSQGGTNGPIPTLYYDFNKDDVRRDITCVPYEWKGDGINYGTSESPLYKNGIQIPRKVNSWCFGKLRYEWMNRVVTSSNDDGINWQYMRYADIYLMAAEALNELESPSVAAPYLKKILDRALPANEVTEYMAKATASKEAFFNAIVEQRGFEFCGEMLRKADLIRWNLLGTKMAEAKEKMTDLANRQGAYADLPRKIYYKTAEDGESLIIYGLNHGDTDAEGKALDYESNTDWLRTAQEAEEDNVGKADKDKVTASLTTQKIESLYQQNPDENEFWPIWQTFIDKSNGMLKNDYNY; translated from the coding sequence ATGAAAAATATAGCATATAAAATATTATTGAGCATCTTACTAGTTGGAGGCACGAGCTTTATCACCTCTTGTAATGATGTGTTAGACACTCCAGCTCAATCATCTATGGATGAGTCAGTTATATTCTCCACCCCCATACTTGCTGAAGCATCAGTAATGGGTATTCATCAATCTTTTGGAGAAACAAATTCCTATCGTGGACGCTTCTTACCTTTCTATGGTATAAATACAGATATCGAATGGTATAACAGTTCTGAGAAAACTTCAGATGATCGTGCTTTGCTTACCGGATACAAAGTTTCGCCCACAAATAGCAAAATGAATACCGACAATAATGCATGGGCAAAATTCTACGAAGGTATTGAACGTGCTAATCTTTGTATACGTGGATTGCGCACTTATGGAAAAACCGAAACGAACCCTGTTATGGCTCAACTTTTAGGAGAAGCCCTAACTCTTAGAGCTGTTATATACACAGACTTAGTAAAAGCTTGGGGAGACGTTCCTGCTCGATTCGAACCAATCACCAGTGAAACATTATATTTAGCTAAATCAGATAGAGATGTTATTTATAAGCATCTTTTGTCTGATCTAGAAGAAGCAGAAGGACTAGTAGCTTGGCCTAATGGCAGTTCAGTAACCAAATCAACTGAAAGAGTCAGCAAAGCCTTTGTAAAAGGATTAAGAGCACGCATAGCTTTATATGCTGCAGGTTATAGCCAACGCCCAGATGGAACGATTCGTAGAAGCACCGATCCTGAGCTAAGCGTAGAGAAAATGTATACAATAGCTAAGAAAGAATGCCTAGACATTATTGACAGTAAAACACTCACATTAGGCTCATTTGAAGACAACTTTAAGGCACTATGCCAAGACGATGTTACAGCTGGAAAAGAATCTATTTGGGAAATACCATTCTCCGATGGTCGTGGGCGAGTTCTATATACATTAGGAGTAAAGCATACTACATTTGATCAATACACTCAGCAATCTCAAGGTGGAACCAATGGACCGATTCCAACTCTTTACTATGACTTCAACAAGGATGATGTACGTCGCGATATAACTTGCGTACCTTATGAATGGAAGGGAGATGGTATTAATTATGGCACAAGTGAAAGCCCATTATACAAAAATGGAATACAAATACCTCGTAAAGTAAATAGTTGGTGCTTCGGTAAACTTCGTTACGAATGGATGAACCGAGTAGTTACATCAAGCAACGACGACGGAATTAACTGGCAATATATGCGTTATGCTGACATATACCTTATGGCCGCAGAAGCATTAAACGAATTAGAGTCTCCTAGTGTAGCTGCTCCATATCTAAAAAAGATTTTAGACAGAGCTTTACCTGCAAACGAAGTTACAGAATACATGGCTAAAGCTACAGCTAGCAAAGAAGCTTTTTTCAATGCTATCGTAGAACAACGCGGATTCGAGTTCTGTGGTGAAATGCTTCGTAAAGCTGACCTTATTCGCTGGAACTTGTTAGGGACTAAAATGGCAGAGGCCAAAGAAAAAATGACTGATCTCGCCAATAGACAAGGAGCATATGCTGACCTGCCTAGAAAAATCTATTATAAAACAGCGGAAGATGGAGAATCGTTAATCATCTACGGATTAAACCATGGAGATACTGATGCAGAAGGAAAAGCATTAGACTACGAATCAAATACTGATTGGTTAAGAACAGCTCAAGAAGCTGAAGAAGACAATGTAGGAAAAGCTGATAAAGATAAAGTAACAGCCTCTTTAACTACTCAAAAAATAGAATCTCTTTACCAACAAAATCCTGACGAAAATGAATTTTGGCCTATATGGCAAACTTTCATAGACAAGAGCAATGGAATGCTAAAGAACGACTACAATTATT
- a CDS encoding TonB-dependent receptor, producing MSKRMKNMCMVLIVLFTITSSLSAQNISLSGNVKDKTGESVIGASILEKGTTNGTITDLNGNFTLNVSGTKPLIISYIGMKSQEVKIKGKKQIKVILEDDAKALDEVVVIGYGTAKRKDITGSVSSVNAKALASVPVASATEALTGKLAGVQITTTEGSPDAEMKIRVRGGGSITGDNSPLFIVDGFPVSSISDIAPSDIESIDVLKDASSTAIYGSRGANGVILVNTKSGKAGKTNVSYNVYYSWKKISKTLDVLSASDYVKWQYELAALKDPDNMESYEKFFGNYQDIDMYDNVATNDWQNLTFGRTGNTFNHSLNINGGSKKIKYAFSYSHMNDKAIMQRSSFKRDNFNLKLNTQPIKQVKLNLSVRYSDTDINGGGANETSSTYDSDKRLKYSVIYTPIPISNLNADSGSGDDDLGNLYHPLTSIDDNYREQERKTLNLSGSATWEVFKNFKVKTELGLNDYRNTDDKFWGLTTYYIKNVPSAENQGKPAIQLANKSRKTVRYTNTINYDFKKILGDNHHLNMMVGQEYIKVKSKKLTNIVHGFPESFTAEDAWKLSTQGKPYSIDNYYNIDDVLLSFFGRINYDYQSKYLFSTTFRADGSSKFEKGNQWGYFPSAALAWRVSSESFMEGTRNWLDDLKLRFSVGTAGNNNIPSGQITQSYSSNPTSWINGVSNYWAASKLMANPNLKWETTVTRNLGLDYTLLGGKLSGTVEAYLNTTKDLLIKFPVSGTGYDYQYRNMGKTQNKGLEASINWIAIDKKNYGLNFSANIGFNKSKIKSLGEMADFGWYTYWASSEIGNDYMIQKGGRVGQMFGYQSDGRYEASDFERYDESSKSWILKDGVVDCSSVYGDKKYIRPGAMKLKNTDGSEDNKVTENDKTIIGDANPLHTGGFTINTRAYGFDLSANFNWSVGNDVYNANKIEFTQTSKYQYRNMISEMASGNRWTNLKPDGTISYNLAELAEMNKNTTLWSPYTSKMIFTDWAVEDASFLRLNTLTLGYTLPKSMTSKVKIQNLRFYVTGYNLFCITSYSGYDPEVSTIRSTTLTPGVDYSAYPKSRQFVVGLNLNF from the coding sequence ATGTCGAAAAGAATGAAAAACATGTGCATGGTGTTGATTGTGTTATTCACAATAACATCGAGTTTATCTGCACAAAACATTAGCCTTAGTGGTAATGTAAAAGATAAGACTGGAGAATCTGTTATCGGAGCCTCTATCTTAGAGAAAGGAACTACTAATGGTACAATTACTGACTTAAATGGTAACTTTACTCTAAATGTTTCAGGAACAAAACCTCTTATTATCTCATACATCGGAATGAAATCTCAAGAGGTAAAGATCAAAGGAAAGAAACAAATCAAAGTAATTCTAGAAGACGATGCAAAAGCCTTAGATGAAGTAGTTGTTATAGGTTACGGTACAGCCAAACGTAAAGACATCACAGGATCTGTATCTTCTGTCAATGCAAAAGCTCTAGCCTCTGTACCTGTTGCTTCTGCAACAGAAGCACTAACCGGAAAATTGGCAGGTGTGCAAATAACAACAACTGAAGGTTCTCCTGACGCTGAAATGAAAATACGTGTACGTGGAGGAGGATCTATTACGGGTGATAATTCTCCTTTATTTATAGTAGACGGATTCCCTGTCTCATCAATCTCAGACATAGCTCCTAGCGACATTGAATCTATTGATGTTCTAAAAGATGCCTCTTCTACTGCAATATATGGTTCTAGAGGAGCCAATGGTGTTATTTTGGTCAACACGAAAAGTGGAAAAGCTGGAAAAACAAATGTTAGCTACAATGTTTATTACAGTTGGAAAAAAATCAGTAAGACGCTTGATGTTTTATCTGCATCCGACTATGTAAAATGGCAATATGAGCTAGCTGCTTTAAAGGATCCTGATAATATGGAGTCATACGAAAAATTCTTTGGTAACTACCAAGATATTGACATGTATGACAACGTGGCAACAAACGATTGGCAAAATCTTACGTTCGGACGAACTGGAAATACATTTAATCATAGTTTGAATATTAATGGTGGTAGCAAGAAAATCAAATATGCATTCAGCTATAGTCATATGAATGACAAAGCAATTATGCAGAGATCTAGCTTTAAACGCGATAATTTCAACTTAAAATTAAATACTCAGCCAATCAAACAAGTTAAATTAAACTTGTCTGTACGTTACTCTGATACCGATATTAATGGTGGAGGTGCAAATGAAACATCAAGTACATATGACTCTGACAAGCGACTAAAATATTCTGTTATTTACACCCCAATACCAATCAGCAATTTAAATGCAGACAGTGGAAGTGGAGATGACGATCTAGGTAACTTATACCACCCATTAACTTCTATAGACGATAACTACAGAGAACAAGAAAGAAAAACATTAAATTTATCGGGAAGTGCTACGTGGGAAGTTTTTAAAAACTTTAAAGTAAAAACAGAACTCGGATTAAACGATTATAGAAATACGGATGACAAGTTTTGGGGACTAACAACTTATTATATAAAGAATGTTCCTTCTGCTGAGAATCAAGGAAAACCTGCTATTCAATTAGCCAACAAATCTAGAAAAACGGTACGTTATACAAATACCATCAACTATGACTTCAAAAAAATATTAGGAGATAATCATCACCTAAATATGATGGTTGGGCAAGAATATATTAAAGTAAAATCAAAGAAACTTACCAATATTGTACACGGATTCCCAGAGTCTTTCACTGCAGAAGATGCTTGGAAACTTTCAACTCAAGGAAAACCTTATTCCATTGATAACTATTACAACATAGATGACGTTCTATTGTCCTTTTTTGGCCGTATTAATTACGATTACCAAAGCAAATACCTATTTAGCACAACATTTCGTGCCGACGGTTCATCCAAATTTGAAAAAGGAAATCAATGGGGTTATTTCCCATCAGCAGCTTTAGCATGGCGTGTTTCTTCAGAATCATTCATGGAAGGAACAAGAAATTGGTTAGATGACTTAAAACTTAGATTTTCAGTGGGTACCGCAGGAAATAATAACATCCCATCAGGTCAAATCACTCAAAGTTATTCTTCAAATCCCACCTCTTGGATTAACGGAGTTAGCAATTATTGGGCTGCATCGAAGCTAATGGCTAATCCTAATTTAAAATGGGAAACCACTGTTACTAGAAATCTAGGATTAGATTATACATTACTGGGAGGCAAATTAAGCGGAACAGTTGAAGCATACCTTAATACTACTAAAGATCTACTAATCAAATTTCCTGTATCCGGTACAGGCTATGATTACCAATATCGGAATATGGGTAAAACCCAAAATAAAGGGCTTGAAGCTTCTATCAACTGGATAGCAATAGACAAAAAGAATTATGGCTTAAACTTTAGTGCAAACATTGGGTTCAATAAATCAAAGATCAAATCACTTGGAGAGATGGCCGACTTTGGTTGGTACACTTACTGGGCTTCATCTGAAATAGGAAACGATTACATGATCCAAAAAGGAGGAAGAGTTGGACAAATGTTTGGTTATCAATCTGATGGAAGATATGAAGCTTCAGATTTCGAACGCTATGATGAAAGCAGTAAAAGTTGGATACTAAAAGATGGAGTAGTTGACTGTTCATCTGTATATGGAGATAAAAAATATATCCGCCCAGGAGCAATGAAGCTTAAAAATACTGATGGCAGTGAAGATAATAAAGTAACTGAGAACGATAAAACAATCATAGGAGATGCTAATCCACTTCATACAGGTGGTTTCACGATCAATACCAGAGCATATGGATTCGATTTATCTGCTAATTTTAACTGGAGTGTAGGTAATGACGTATATAATGCTAACAAGATAGAATTTACTCAAACAAGTAAATATCAGTATCGAAACATGATTAGCGAAATGGCTAGTGGTAATCGTTGGACTAATTTAAAACCAGACGGTACTATCAGTTATAATTTAGCTGAGTTAGCAGAGATGAACAAAAATACAACATTATGGTCACCCTACACCTCAAAGATGATATTCACTGATTGGGCTGTAGAAGACGCTTCATTCTTACGTCTAAATACGTTGACTTTAGGATATACCCTTCCTAAATCAATGACAAGCAAAGTAAAGATTCAAAATTTACGTTTTTACGTAACTGGATATAATTTATTCTGCATAACAAGCTATTCTGGATATGATCCTGAAGTTTCTACTATACGAAGCACAACGCTAACTCCTGGGGTAGATTATTCAGCGTACCCTAAAAGTCGTCAATTTGTTGTAGGTCTAAATCTTAACTTTTAA
- a CDS encoding HAD family hydrolase encodes MKKLIIFDLDGTLLNTIADLANSTNYALRKLGYPSHPKEAYNFMVGNGINKLLERALPENKRTENNILHIRELFLEHYDQHNTDESTPYEGISELLNNLQEKGVMLAVASNKYQTATRKLVKHYFNNIKFIAVFGQIDGIKTKPDPTIVYNILEIAKVTHEDILYVGDSGVDMETALNSNICSCGVTWGFRPRAELEQFKPNYIVDKANDILSLI; translated from the coding sequence ATGAAAAAACTTATTATATTCGATCTTGATGGTACTTTATTAAATACAATTGCTGATTTAGCTAATAGCACTAACTACGCTCTTCGAAAGTTAGGATACCCCTCCCACCCCAAAGAGGCTTACAATTTCATGGTAGGAAATGGAATCAATAAGCTATTGGAAAGAGCTCTTCCTGAAAACAAAAGAACAGAAAATAACATCTTACACATCAGAGAGCTCTTTTTAGAGCATTATGATCAACATAATACAGATGAAAGCACCCCTTACGAAGGAATATCAGAGCTGCTAAATAACCTGCAAGAAAAGGGTGTTATGCTTGCAGTAGCTTCTAACAAATACCAAACTGCCACAAGAAAATTAGTAAAACATTACTTCAACAACATTAAATTTATCGCAGTATTCGGACAAATAGATGGCATAAAAACAAAGCCGGATCCCACAATTGTTTATAATATTTTAGAGATAGCTAAAGTTACCCATGAGGACATTCTCTATGTAGGTGATTCAGGTGTAGATATGGAAACGGCCCTAAACAGCAATATTTGTTCTTGTGGAGTAACATGGGGGTTTAGACCTCGTGCTGAACTTGAACAATTTAAGCCCAATTACATCGTTGATAAAGCGAACGATATACTATCTTTAATATAG
- a CDS encoding DUF4861 domain-containing protein, with product MKKKIVPILIFICLCPNWILAQNRQKTIHVEIANHWKKTKTDEPIVLKINDLKINFKIKSASVWSNNTEIPSQLDDLNNDQAPDEIAFLVNLPARDKKKIKIIFSNKKSDKQYPSRVYAEMLLRGKKGKHMPIQSITTFGTSNIYSLLHHHGPAFESELVAYRIYFDKKQTVDLYGKFNKGFEIKESQFYPTDEQLARGFGDDVLRVGSSCGLGTLKGWNGEKATHIEPVKTRTERILAYGPIRTVVEVEVRDWKYQGSELNMINRYTLYGGHRDVLVETFFKEPLKQEIFCTGVEDIKGSVSFSDHKGLIGCWGRDWPVNDTIKYTKETVGLATCIPQKYIIDERKDKANYLYTIGKKGTKYFQYHITFTSMKETFGYKTSEEWFKYIQEWKEELKHPFSVKLQ from the coding sequence ATGAAAAAAAAAATTGTTCCTATTCTAATATTTATATGCCTATGTCCAAATTGGATATTAGCTCAAAATAGACAAAAAACAATTCACGTTGAAATAGCCAATCATTGGAAAAAAACAAAAACAGATGAGCCTATTGTTCTTAAAATCAATGATTTAAAGATTAATTTCAAGATCAAATCAGCTTCCGTTTGGAGTAATAATACAGAGATCCCATCCCAATTGGACGATTTAAACAATGATCAAGCCCCTGATGAGATAGCATTTCTTGTGAACCTACCCGCAAGAGATAAGAAAAAAATAAAAATTATATTCTCTAATAAAAAATCAGATAAACAATACCCTTCTCGCGTATATGCAGAAATGCTGTTAAGGGGCAAAAAAGGGAAACATATGCCCATACAGTCAATTACCACATTTGGCACAAGTAATATTTATAGCCTCTTACATCATCATGGACCTGCATTCGAATCTGAATTAGTTGCTTATAGGATTTATTTCGACAAGAAACAAACAGTAGATTTATATGGCAAATTTAATAAAGGTTTTGAAATAAAAGAATCTCAATTTTATCCAACGGACGAACAATTAGCACGAGGTTTTGGGGATGATGTATTACGAGTAGGAAGCAGTTGTGGCTTAGGTACTTTAAAAGGGTGGAACGGAGAAAAAGCAACACATATCGAACCTGTAAAAACCCGCACAGAACGAATACTTGCATACGGCCCTATCCGTACAGTAGTTGAAGTTGAAGTAAGAGACTGGAAATACCAAGGTTCTGAACTAAATATGATAAACCGCTATACCTTATATGGAGGACATAGAGATGTTCTTGTGGAAACCTTCTTTAAAGAACCTTTAAAACAAGAAATATTCTGTACAGGTGTCGAAGATATTAAAGGGTCAGTTTCATTTTCAGACCACAAAGGATTAATTGGATGCTGGGGTAGAGATTGGCCTGTTAATGATACTATAAAATATACGAAAGAAACCGTAGGATTGGCAACATGTATTCCTCAAAAATATATAATAGATGAAAGAAAAGATAAAGCAAACTATTTATATACAATAGGTAAAAAAGGAACAAAATATTTTCAATATCATATTACATTTACATCAATGAAAGAGACCTTTGGATACAAAACATCTGAAGAATGGTTTAAATATATTCAAGAATGGAAAGAAGAATTAAAGCACCCATTCTCCGTAAAACTTCAATAA
- a CDS encoding glycoside hydrolase family 28 protein: MNVLTLKLTVPAFIGLLLFGTGSSKVNAQNVQPCMLDKKEIYANLPFEMPQVKQPVFPEYTVNILNFGAKRDGITLNTKAINNAIKEVNAKGGGKVVIPEGLWLTGPIELLSNVNLYTEKNALVIFSDDFDKYPIISTSFEGLNTRRCQSPIFARNAENIAITGYGNFDGSGDAWRPVKKGKLTPAQWKKLLKSGGVLDKSQTVWYPTKGSLKGAMACKNFNNPEGIETEEEWNEIKPWLRPVMISIANCKTVLLQGITFKNSPSWCIHPLSCENITIENVKVFNPWYSQNGDALDLESCNNALIINNIFDAGDDAICIKSGKDEDGRKRGEPCQNVIVKNNTVLHGHGGFVVGSEMSGGVKNIFVSDCTFIGTDVGLRFKSTRGRGGVVENIFIQKINMINIPNEPLLFDLFYGGKAPGELTEENKTEKTDLVPVTIETPAFRNIHISNVYCKGAGRAMFFNGLPEMPIKNVFLKDIIISDAKEGVVISQANNVKMSNIQIITKQKKPILQIKNSRNIEVDGKTYKEFNSAGKSVEIK, from the coding sequence ATGAATGTATTAACCCTAAAACTTACCGTGCCTGCATTTATAGGCCTCTTATTGTTTGGAACAGGAAGCAGCAAAGTCAATGCTCAGAATGTTCAGCCTTGCATGTTAGATAAGAAAGAAATTTATGCCAACCTCCCATTCGAGATGCCTCAAGTAAAACAGCCCGTTTTTCCAGAATATACCGTAAATATTCTCAATTTTGGCGCCAAAAGAGACGGAATAACACTAAATACAAAAGCAATAAATAATGCTATTAAAGAGGTCAATGCAAAAGGAGGTGGTAAAGTTGTCATTCCAGAAGGATTATGGCTTACAGGACCAATAGAACTACTCAGCAACGTAAACCTATATACGGAAAAAAATGCTTTAGTAATATTTAGCGATGATTTTGATAAATATCCTATTATAAGCACTTCTTTTGAGGGATTAAACACTCGCCGCTGCCAATCACCTATCTTTGCACGCAACGCAGAAAACATAGCCATCACCGGATATGGGAATTTTGATGGTTCAGGAGATGCATGGAGACCTGTTAAAAAAGGAAAATTAACACCAGCTCAATGGAAAAAACTTCTTAAATCCGGAGGAGTCCTTGATAAATCACAAACTGTATGGTATCCTACCAAAGGCTCTCTTAAAGGAGCTATGGCATGCAAAAATTTCAATAACCCAGAAGGTATTGAAACTGAAGAAGAATGGAACGAAATAAAGCCTTGGCTACGTCCTGTTATGATTAGTATAGCTAATTGTAAAACCGTTCTACTACAAGGAATTACGTTTAAAAACTCACCTAGTTGGTGTATTCATCCATTATCATGTGAAAACATAACCATTGAAAATGTAAAAGTATTCAATCCGTGGTATTCTCAAAACGGAGATGCTCTTGATTTAGAATCATGTAACAATGCATTAATAATCAACAACATATTTGATGCAGGAGACGACGCTATATGCATCAAATCGGGGAAAGATGAGGATGGACGCAAAAGAGGAGAACCTTGTCAAAACGTAATCGTAAAAAACAACACCGTGCTACATGGGCATGGAGGATTTGTGGTTGGAAGTGAAATGTCAGGAGGTGTAAAAAATATATTTGTATCAGACTGTACTTTCATAGGTACCGACGTTGGATTACGCTTTAAAAGTACCCGGGGACGTGGAGGTGTCGTTGAAAATATTTTCATCCAAAAAATCAACATGATTAACATTCCGAATGAGCCATTGTTATTTGACCTTTTTTATGGCGGGAAAGCACCTGGTGAATTGACAGAAGAGAACAAAACAGAAAAAACAGATTTAGTGCCTGTTACAATTGAAACACCAGCATTTCGGAACATTCATATTTCCAATGTATATTGCAAAGGAGCAGGACGTGCGATGTTTTTCAATGGTTTACCAGAAATGCCTATAAAAAACGTTTTTTTGAAAGATATCATTATATCCGATGCTAAAGAAGGAGTGGTAATTAGTCAAGCAAACAATGTAAAAATGAGCAATATTCAAATAATTACAAAGCAAAAGAAACCAATATTGCAAATTAAAAATTCTAGGAATATAGAAGTAGATGGTAAAACCTATAAGGAATTTAACTCTGCTGGCAAATCAGTAGAGATTAAATAA
- a CDS encoding SDR family oxidoreductase codes for MNYNLLKGKRGIIFGALNEQSIAWKVAEKAVEEGAIITLSNTPIAVRMGEVSALSEKLNCEVIPADATSVEDLETVFKRSVEVLGGKIDFVLHSIGMSPNVRKKRTYDDLDYDMLDKTLDISALSFHKMMQVAKKMDAIAKYGSVLALSYVAAQRTFFGYNDMADAKSLLESIARSFGYIYGREHNVRVNTISQSPTMTTAGSGVKGIDKLFDFADRMSPLGNASADECADYCIVMFSDLTRKVTMQNLFHDGGFSSIGMSLRAMSAYEKGIEEFKDETGHIIYG; via the coding sequence ATGAATTATAATTTATTGAAAGGAAAAAGAGGCATTATTTTCGGGGCCTTAAATGAGCAATCTATTGCTTGGAAAGTCGCAGAAAAGGCCGTCGAAGAAGGTGCTATCATTACATTATCAAATACTCCTATTGCTGTTCGTATGGGAGAAGTATCCGCTTTATCTGAGAAATTGAATTGTGAAGTTATTCCTGCTGATGCAACTAGCGTTGAAGATTTGGAAACGGTCTTTAAACGTTCTGTGGAAGTCTTGGGAGGTAAAATTGATTTTGTGTTGCATTCCATTGGGATGTCTCCAAATGTACGTAAGAAACGTACATATGACGATCTTGATTATGATATGCTCGATAAAACTCTTGATATATCTGCCTTGTCTTTTCATAAAATGATGCAGGTTGCAAAGAAAATGGATGCTATCGCAAAATATGGATCGGTTTTAGCTTTGAGTTATGTTGCCGCCCAAAGAACTTTCTTTGGTTATAATGATATGGCAGATGCGAAATCTTTGTTGGAATCTATAGCCCGTAGCTTTGGTTACATATATGGACGAGAACATAATGTGCGAGTAAACACAATTTCTCAATCTCCTACGATGACTACAGCTGGATCTGGAGTGAAGGGTATTGATAAACTTTTTGATTTTGCGGACCGTATGTCTCCGTTGGGAAATGCTTCAGCAGATGAATGTGCAGATTATTGTATTGTGATGTTTTCCGACCTTACTCGTAAAGTGACAATGCAGAACCTTTTTCATGATGGTGGTTTTTCAAGCATTGGGATGAGTCTTCGCGCTATGAGTGCTTATGAAAAAGGCATTGAAGAGTTTAAAGATGAAACCGGACATATTATCTATGGATGA
- a CDS encoding gliding motility lipoprotein GldB, with protein MKLQKLYFFCLLSLFFVACKSKHEKLADQHGEKISVMRYDRLLNEYVRFNSLSALQKMNNTENMQATKLLVEDVLAIGNMEDDNINQKLKTFYSDTTLIRLMADVESHFPDLSIIETNLTKGFGKLKREIPEINIPRIYSQISAFNESIVVSDTLVGISLDKYMGKNYALYKRYYYDYQCRSMSPERIVPDCFLFYLLSTYPLPLDIERSLLNVMLHYGKICYVVNQILDSKFSPESFLGYSISEKKWCKTNKEKIWAFMLTNGQLGKTDPMLIRIYLKQAPFNSFFGEESPSFLGTWMGMQIVASYMERNKKITLHDLLMTTDYNYILSKSEYAI; from the coding sequence ATGAAATTACAGAAATTGTATTTCTTTTGTCTGCTCAGTTTGTTTTTTGTTGCGTGTAAATCAAAGCATGAGAAACTTGCTGATCAGCACGGAGAAAAAATCTCTGTAATGCGTTATGATAGGCTGTTGAATGAATATGTAAGGTTCAACAGCCTATCTGCTTTGCAGAAAATGAATAATACAGAGAATATGCAGGCCACAAAATTATTGGTTGAAGATGTGCTTGCTATTGGTAATATGGAAGATGATAACATCAATCAAAAATTGAAGACTTTCTATTCGGATACGACATTGATTCGTTTAATGGCCGATGTTGAATCTCATTTTCCTGATTTGAGTATAATCGAAACTAATTTAACGAAAGGATTTGGCAAGCTAAAAAGGGAAATTCCTGAGATAAATATACCTAGAATATATTCTCAAATATCAGCTTTTAACGAATCAATAGTGGTGAGTGATACTCTTGTTGGGATTAGTTTGGATAAATACATGGGTAAAAATTATGCACTTTACAAGCGTTATTATTATGATTACCAATGCCGATCAATGTCTCCTGAACGTATTGTTCCTGATTGCTTTTTGTTCTATCTGTTGAGCACATATCCTTTGCCTCTCGATATTGAAAGGTCTTTGCTGAATGTAATGTTACATTATGGCAAGATTTGTTATGTTGTAAATCAAATATTAGATTCTAAATTCTCTCCAGAATCTTTTCTTGGTTATTCTATTTCTGAAAAAAAATGGTGTAAAACTAACAAGGAGAAAATATGGGCCTTTATGTTGACCAATGGACAATTGGGCAAAACGGATCCGATGTTAATACGAATATATCTTAAACAGGCTCCTTTTAATTCGTTTTTTGGTGAAGAATCTCCTTCTTTTCTGGGCACTTGGATGGGAATGCAGATTGTTGCTTCATATATGGAGCGAAATAAAAAAATCACTTTACACGATCTTCTAATGACGACTGATTATAATTATATTCTTTCTAAAAGTGAATATGCTATTTGA